A single region of the Eulemur rufifrons isolate Redbay chromosome 8, OSU_ERuf_1, whole genome shotgun sequence genome encodes:
- the LOC138389677 gene encoding ubiquitin-conjugating enzyme E2 C-like isoform X1: MASQNRDQAAASVVAAAALKGAEPSGGAARGPVGKRLQQELMTLMMSGDKGISAFPESDNLFKWVETIHGAAGTVYEDLRYKLSLEFPSGYPYNASTVKFLTPCYHPNVDTQGNICLDILKDKWSALYDVRTILLSIQSLLGEPNIDSPLNTHAAELWKNPTAFKKYLQETYSKQVSSQEP, from the coding sequence CCGCGATCAGGCCGCCGCCAGCGTCGTGGCAGCGGCGGCCCTTAAAGGAGCCGAGCCCAGCGGGGGCGCCGCCCGGGGCCCAGTGGGCAAAAGGTTACAGCAGGAGCTGATGACCCTCATGATGTCTGGTGACAAAGGAATTTCTGCCTTCCCTGAATCAGACAACCTTTTCAAATGGGTAGAGACCATCCACGGAGCAGCTGGCACAGTATATGAAGACCTGAGGTATAAGCTCTCCCTAGAGTTCCCCAGTGGCTACCCTTACAATGCATCCACGGTGAAGTTCCTCACGCCCTGCTACCACCCCAATGTGGACACCCAGGGTAACATCTGCCTGGACATCCTGAAGGACAAGTGGTCTGCCCTGTATGATGTCAGGACCATCCTGCTTTCCATTCAGAGCCTGCTAGGAGAACCCAACATTGATAGTCCTTTGAACACACATGCTGCCGAGCTCTGGAAAAACCCCACAGCTTTTAAGAAGTACCTGCAGGAAACCTACTCAAAGCAGGTGTCCAGCCAGGAGCCCTGA
- the LOC138389677 gene encoding ubiquitin-conjugating enzyme E2 C-like isoform X2, translating to MASQNRDQAAASVVAAAALKGAEPSGGAARGPVGKRLQQELMTLMMSGDKGISAFPESDNLFKWVETIHGAAGTVYEDLRYKLSLEFPSGYPYNASTDKWSALYDVRTILLSIQSLLGEPNIDSPLNTHAAELWKNPTAFKKYLQETYSKQVSSQEP from the exons CCGCGATCAGGCCGCCGCCAGCGTCGTGGCAGCGGCGGCCCTTAAAGGAGCCGAGCCCAGCGGGGGCGCCGCCCGGGGCCCAGTGGGCAAAAGGTTACAGCAGGAGCTGATGACCCTCATGATGTCTGGTGACAAAGGAATTTCTGCCTTCCCTGAATCAGACAACCTTTTCAAATGGGTAGAGACCATCCACGGAGCAGCTGGCACAGTATATGAAGACCTGAGGTATAAGCTCTCCCTAGAGTTCCCCAGTGGCTACCCTTACAATGCATCCACG GACAAGTGGTCTGCCCTGTATGATGTCAGGACCATCCTGCTTTCCATTCAGAGCCTGCTAGGAGAACCCAACATTGATAGTCCTTTGAACACACATGCTGCCGAGCTCTGGAAAAACCCCACAGCTTTTAAGAAGTACCTGCAGGAAACCTACTCAAAGCAGGTGTCCAGCCAGGAGCCCTGA
- the LOC138389677 gene encoding ubiquitin-conjugating enzyme E2 C-like isoform X3: protein MASQNRDQAAASVVAAAALKGAEPSGGAARGPVGKRLQQELMTLMMSVYEDLRYKLSLEFPSGYPYNASTVKFLTPCYHPNVDTQGNICLDILKDKWSALYDVRTILLSIQSLLGEPNIDSPLNTHAAELWKNPTAFKKYLQETYSKQVSSQEP, encoded by the exons CCGCGATCAGGCCGCCGCCAGCGTCGTGGCAGCGGCGGCCCTTAAAGGAGCCGAGCCCAGCGGGGGCGCCGCCCGGGGCCCAGTGGGCAAAAGGTTACAGCAGGAGCTGATGACCCTCATGATGTCTG TATATGAAGACCTGAGGTATAAGCTCTCCCTAGAGTTCCCCAGTGGCTACCCTTACAATGCATCCACGGTGAAGTTCCTCACGCCCTGCTACCACCCCAATGTGGACACCCAGGGTAACATCTGCCTGGACATCCTGAAGGACAAGTGGTCTGCCCTGTATGATGTCAGGACCATCCTGCTTTCCATTCAGAGCCTGCTAGGAGAACCCAACATTGATAGTCCTTTGAACACACATGCTGCCGAGCTCTGGAAAAACCCCACAGCTTTTAAGAAGTACCTGCAGGAAACCTACTCAAAGCAGGTGTCCAGCCAGGAGCCCTGA
- the LOC138389677 gene encoding ubiquitin-conjugating enzyme E2 C-like isoform X4, whose amino-acid sequence MASQNRDQAAASVVAAAALKGAEPSGGAARGPVGKRLQQELMTLMMSGDKGISGNICLDILKDKWSALYDVRTILLSIQSLLGEPNIDSPLNTHAAELWKNPTAFKKYLQETYSKQVSSQEP is encoded by the exons CCGCGATCAGGCCGCCGCCAGCGTCGTGGCAGCGGCGGCCCTTAAAGGAGCCGAGCCCAGCGGGGGCGCCGCCCGGGGCCCAGTGGGCAAAAGGTTACAGCAGGAGCTGATGACCCTCATGATGTCTGGTGACAAAGGAATTTCT GGTAACATCTGCCTGGACATCCTGAAGGACAAGTGGTCTGCCCTGTATGATGTCAGGACCATCCTGCTTTCCATTCAGAGCCTGCTAGGAGAACCCAACATTGATAGTCCTTTGAACACACATGCTGCCGAGCTCTGGAAAAACCCCACAGCTTTTAAGAAGTACCTGCAGGAAACCTACTCAAAGCAGGTGTCCAGCCAGGAGCCCTGA